One window of Halichondria panicea chromosome 7, odHalPani1.1, whole genome shotgun sequence genomic DNA carries:
- the LOC135338160 gene encoding protein KRTCAP2 homolog: protein MGLPTGYSLVSSVALAVLTLAAMQLFRDELGVEGRRAILGGFIGSWFFIFVLTAVGNLGTLMFGEGHYTKLFPEVIVCLLASMLVSGLVHRVSATTCLLFSLGALYFINKISSSVYSLPSKGSGVKSMPGKGKAYR, encoded by the exons ATGG GTCTCCCTACTGGCTATTCCCTCGTGTCCTCTGTGGCTCTGGCTGTCCTCACACTGGCAGCAATGCAACTCTTCAGAGATGAGCTAGGGGTCGAAGGTCGGAGGGCTATCCTTGGAGGATTCATAGGATCTTGGTTTTTCATCTTTGTGCTCACT gcTGTTGGTAATCTAGGCACTCTGATGTTTGGAGAAGGCCACTATACCAAGCTCTTCCCTGAAG tgaTTGTGTGCCTTTTAGCTTCTATGCTAGTGTCAGGATTGGTCCACAGGGTCTCTGCTACAACATG TTTGCTGTTTTCTCTCGGAGCTCTGTACTTTATTAACAAGATCAGCTCATCTGTTTACTCTCTGCCAAGCAAGGGGTCAGGGGTCAAATCTATGCCAGGAAAGGGCAAAGCTTACCGATGA
- the LOC135338148 gene encoding pro-cathepsin H-like gives MAALLITLFALLSVAATLPTEDYEAVFSSWEVQYGKLYSSEQERQLRLKIFIENLDYIHHHNKQGHSYELEANLFADLTFPEFRASYLMEPQNCSATTGQQLKTADPPPKAIDWRDKGAVTPVKNQGQCGSCWTFSTTGCLESHHFLKTDKLVSLSEQQLVDCAQAFNNNGCGGGLPSQAFEYIHYNQGIDSEASYQYKAHDEVCTYKPSQVAATVTDVFNITSNDEEQLYNAVGTVGPVSIAYDVASDFRFYKKGVYSSEKCSKQPNKVNHAVLAVGYSTTEGGVDYWIVKNSWGTSFGLDGYFWISRGKNMCGLADCASYPIV, from the exons ATGGCTGCTTTGTTGATTACTCTGTTTGCCTTGTTGTCTGTTGCGGCTACACTTCCAACAGAAG ATTATGAGGCTGTATTCTCCTCGTGGGAAGTACAGTACGGCAAGCTTTACAGCTCTGAGCAAGAGAGGCAATTGAGGCTCAAGATATTCATCGAGAACCTAGACTATATCCACCACCACAACAAGCAAGGACACTCGTATGAAT tgGAGGCCAATCTGTTTGCTGACCTGACCTTTCCAGAGTTTAGAGCCAGCTACCTCATGGAACCTCAG AATTGCTCTGCTACTACTGGGCAACAGTTAAAGACTGCTGATCCCCCCCCGAAGGCCATTGATTGGAGAGACAAAGGTGCCGTAACTCCTGTCAAGAACCAG GGTCAGTGTGGTAGCTGTTGGACCTTCTCCACCACCGGATGTCTAGAATCACACCATTTCCTCAAAACTGATAAGCTTGTTAGCTTG TCAGAGCAGCAGCTAGTAGACTGTGCCCAAGCGTTTAACAACAATGGGTGTGGGGG TGGTCTGCCCTCGCAAGCCTTTGAGTACATTCACTATAATCAAGGCATTGATTCTGAGGCTTCTTACCAGTACAAAGCTCATGATGAAGTGTGTACCTATAAACCCTCTCAAGTGGCTGCTACAGTGACTGATGTATTCAACATCACATct aatGATGAGGAGCAGTTGTATAATGCAGTGGGGACTGTTGGTCCTGTGAGCATTGCTTATGATGTAGCCAGTGACTTCAGGTTCTACAAGAAAGGTGTCTACTCCAG TGAAAAGTGCAGTAAACAACCCAACAAAGTCAACCATGCTG TTCTAGCTGTTGGCTACAGCACTACTGAGGGTGGCGTTGACTACTGGATTGTCAAGAATTCTTGGGGAACCTCATTTGGATTGGACGG gtacttTTGGATATCTCGAGGCAAGAACATGTGTGGTCTAGCTGACTGTGCATCCTACCCCATTGTGTGA
- the LOC135338151 gene encoding uncharacterized protein LOC135338151 isoform X1, with the protein MDALEKSLLEGDDAKQKVQVPREVHGILTVHIKTILLKDMEVDSRMLKLLTLNVTLCHKTKYFTFQQSSKNTDSAVCDSIKHWSVKLPEDCTGHDNNVLLELVTASPLLPHTTTTLSKAVLHLHDIIHTSPLSGKCELTDLDTWSAFGTVYADWAFCYGDFGYGESFQLRHSLHKPQHYLHYCLFPRLTPPTKRADHNGLIQNPHPTRHPLFIPFNQPVKLCKQDSEEVLIDTPHYTPQLLIARMPRLRVLCQTLQTMMNRRERLKFLEEKLTMRESTPPTSFAVPNIMNTGLL; encoded by the exons ATGGATGCTTTAGAGAAGAGTCTACTGGAGGGAGATGATGCTAAGCAGAAAGTGCAAGTTCCAAGAGAAGTG CATGGCATACTGACTGTACACATCAAGACAATACTACTCAAGGATATGGAAG TTGACTCTCGTATGTTGAAGTTGCTTACACTCAATGTGACTCTGTGCCACAAGACCAAGTACTTCACATTCCAACAGAGCAGCAAGAATACAGACTCTGCTGTGTGTGATAGCATCAAGCATTGGAGTGTCAAG cTGCCTGAAGACTGCACTGGTCATGACAACAATGTGCTGTTAGAGTTGGTCACTGCATCTCCCTTACTGCCTCACACTACCACCACTCTGAGCAAGGCAGTACTCCACCTACATGACATTATACAC ACCTCTCCACTGTCTGGGAAATGTGAGCTAACTGATCTAGACACATGGAGTGCATTcggtacagtgtatgctgacTGGGCATTCTGTTATGGAGACTTTGGATATGGAGAGTCATTTCAG TTGAGGCACTCTCTCCACAAGCCCCAACACTATCTCCATTATTGTCTCTTCCCACGTCTGACTCCTCCCACTAAGAGGGCAGACCACAACGG ACTGATACAGAATCCACATCCCACAAGACACCCTCTATTCATTCCTTTCAACCAACCAGTGAAACTAT GTAAGCAGGATTCTGAGGAAGTTCTTATTGACACACCACACTACACTCCACAGCTACTCATAGCTAGAATGCCTCG GTTGCGTGTACTGTGTCAGACACTGCAGACAATGATGAATCGTAGGGAGAGGCTAAAGTTTCTTGAGGAGAAACTGACAATGAGAGAGAGTACTCCACCCACAAGCTTTGCAGTCCCCAACATTATGAACACTGGCCTACTCTAG
- the LOC135338151 gene encoding uncharacterized protein LOC135338151 isoform X2 gives MDALEKSLLEGDDAKQKVQVPREVHGILTVHIKTILLKDMEVDSRMLKLLTLNVTLCHKTKYFTFQQSSKNTDSAVCDSIKHWSVKLPEDCTGHDNNVLLELVTASPLLPHTTTTLSKAVLHLHDIIHTSPLSGKCELTDLDTWSAFGTVYADWAFCYGDFGYGESFQLRHSLHKPQHYLHYCLFPRLTPPTKRADHNGIHIPQDTLYSFLSTNQ, from the exons ATGGATGCTTTAGAGAAGAGTCTACTGGAGGGAGATGATGCTAAGCAGAAAGTGCAAGTTCCAAGAGAAGTG CATGGCATACTGACTGTACACATCAAGACAATACTACTCAAGGATATGGAAG TTGACTCTCGTATGTTGAAGTTGCTTACACTCAATGTGACTCTGTGCCACAAGACCAAGTACTTCACATTCCAACAGAGCAGCAAGAATACAGACTCTGCTGTGTGTGATAGCATCAAGCATTGGAGTGTCAAG cTGCCTGAAGACTGCACTGGTCATGACAACAATGTGCTGTTAGAGTTGGTCACTGCATCTCCCTTACTGCCTCACACTACCACCACTCTGAGCAAGGCAGTACTCCACCTACATGACATTATACAC ACCTCTCCACTGTCTGGGAAATGTGAGCTAACTGATCTAGACACATGGAGTGCATTcggtacagtgtatgctgacTGGGCATTCTGTTATGGAGACTTTGGATATGGAGAGTCATTTCAG TTGAGGCACTCTCTCCACAAGCCCCAACACTATCTCCATTATTGTCTCTTCCCACGTCTGACTCCTCCCACTAAGAGGGCAGACCACAACGG AATCCACATCCCACAAGACACCCTCTATTCATTCCTTTCAACCAACCAGTGA
- the LOC135338146 gene encoding G2/mitotic-specific cyclin-B-like, translated as MALRSTVQTTNTTRSDYGTRFPTAKSFYDKVKPRAALGSLNNAKLTKEHPEKAMKSKVPVLRPVKMVAAPPEDMDVATKVMKSKVPVLRPVKMVAAPPEDMDVATKAMKSKVPVLRPVKMVAAPPEDMDVATKAMKSKVPVLKPVKMVEHVPAPPEDMDVATVTQQLSDMLHIKDIDLADADNPQLCTEYAKDIFLYMRELERKFHVSPTYLRSQTQLNSKMRAILVDWLVQVHLKFTLLQETLYLTVSIVDRYLSTHQVAKANLQLVGVTAMLLASKYEEMYAPEVRDFVYITDETYTGAAILKLEMKMLKELDYSLGNPLPIHFLRRYSRAGETTPEIHTMAKFLIELCLPSYPMLDFYPSLLAAGALYLAMCLCGSGEWTPSLVFYSTYCEEQLIPCVKQMARIVVAMPTSKQQAIRKKYSDVKFLEVAKSESLKGTTVRTLAS; from the exons ATGGCCCTCAGAAGTACTGTCCAG ACCACCAACACTACAAGGAGCGACTATGGAACTAGATTCCCCACTGCCAAGAGCTTCTATGACAAAGTGAAGCCTCGGGCCGCCTTAGGGAGTCTGAACAATGCCAAACTCACCAAAGAGCATCCAGAGAAAGCTATGAAGAGCAAGGTCCCTGTTCTAAGGCCTGTCAAGATGGTAGCAGCTCCCCCTGAAGATATGGATGTGGCCACTAAAGTTATGAAGAGCAAGGTCCCTGTTCTAAGGCCTGTCAAGATGGTAGCAGCTCCCCCTGAAGATATGGATGTGGCCACTAAAGCTATGAAGAGCAAGGTCCCTGTTCTAAGGCCTGTTAAGATGGTAGCAGCTCCCCCTGAAGATATGGATGTGGCCACTAAAGCTATGAAGAGCAAGGTCCCTGTTCTAAAGCCTGTCAAGATGGTAGAGCATGTGCCAGCTCCTCCTGAAGATATGGATGTGGCCACTGTTACACAACAGCTCTCAGACATGCTGCACATTAAAGACATTGATTTGGCAGATGCAGACAACCCTCAACTGTGCACGGAGTATGCCAAAGATATATTTCTGTACATGAGAGAACTAGAG AGGAAGTTCCACGTGTCTCCAACGTACTTGAGGTCTCAGACACAACTTAACTCAAAGATGAGAGCTATTCTAGTAGACTGGCTGGTTCAAGTACATCTCAAGTTCACCCTCCTCCAAGAAACGCTCTATTTAACTGTTTCCATTGTCGACAGATATCTTTCA ACACATCAAGTGGCCAAGGCCAACCTTCAGCTGGTTGGTGTGACTGCCATGCTGCTTGCCAGCAAGTATGAGGAGATGTATGCTCCAGAAGTGAGGGACTTTGTCTACATCACCGACGAGACATACACTGGAGCAGCAATACTCAAACTAGAGATGAAGATGCTCAAGGAGCTTGACTACAGTTTAGGGAACCCTCTTCCCATTCACTTCCTCAGGCGCTACTCTAGGGCTGGAGAG ACTACTCCAGAGATACACACAATGGCAAAGTTCCTAATAGAGCTGTGTCTACCTTCCTACCCTATGCTAGATTTCTATCCTTCATTATTGGCAGCTGGAGCTCTCTACCTGGCCATGTGTCTCTGTGGGAGTGGAGAGTGG acgCCATCTCTTGTCTTCTACTCTACATATTGTGAAGAACAACTCATTCCCTGTGTCAAACAAATGGCTAGGATAGTTGTTGCCATGCCAACCTCCAAGCAGCAAGCCATCAGAAAGAAGTACTCAGATGTGAAGTTCCTAGAAGTAGCAAAATCAGAGTCTCTCAAAGGAACCACTGTCAGAACTTTGGCATCCTAA
- the LOC135338134 gene encoding proprotein convertase subtilisin/kexin type 6-like isoform X1, with product MKLFLCVLVPLLCPRLSHGSTLLEAVREAVQMMEVPSDYWAVQVHGGASKATQLAHKHRLQLLGTIGNLADYYHLKLLPIANTANSVSGGGSGLSVLLEQEQEVGYVKQQSVRGMSSRQYSPSPTDPLWPQQWSLMSGGGLQVESVWRDGITGDSVVVAIVDDGLERTHPDLTDNYDPAASYDYVDYDLDPSPKGEDHGTSCAGIIAMARDNSRCGVGVAYNCSIGGVRINVSSISDALEASALGHHNSYVDVYSASWGPPDVGFWVSGPGPLTTNTLKASVHYGRSGKGSVYVWASGNGGAYYDSCAADGYASSIYTIAVGSVNRDGTPANYDEQCAAKMAVTFSHSKDNQQVVSSSGNGGCTDSFTGTSAATPLAAGVIALTLQANPQLTWRDIQHLLALTANTTSLTDGDWTTNGRGINVSHKFGFGAVDAVAMVTSARTWTNVPEQLSQIIYSSTRTRTARYSSPLCLTFEVFPSSIVYLEHVVLTVSLSLRDVGRVYSVTDLPLMSNHSSLVSWLTHSHPRRGDIKLDLTSPSGTLSHLLPYRQYDFINQHGYTNWPFMSVQHWGENPIGQWNLSVTFKSSSGFVSVRGVRLKLYGIQETSIPPPSTQHISSHLPTQHTCTSSHPPTQHTSSHPLTQHTSSHPLTQHTSSHPLTQHTSSHPLTQHTSTTPTIPPLKYILPGSVGGMCILIGVLLCIIIYCSCKRSTPSAHWDTTTLL from the exons ATGAAGCTATTCTTGTGCGTGCTTGTCCCCCTTTTGTGTCCACGGCTAAGCCATGGCTCCACACTGCTGGAGGCTGTGAGAGAGGCGGTGCAGATGATGGAGGTCCCATCAGACTATTGGGCTGTGCAAGTACATGGTGGAGCCAGCAAAGCCACACAACTGGCCCACAAGCACAGACTGCAGCTTCTGGGCACT ATTGGCAACCTTGCAGACTACTACCACTTGAAGCTACTGCCTATAGCTAACACAGCTAACAGCGTGTCTGGAGGAGGAAGTGGTCTTTCTGTACTACTAGAGCAAGAACAGGAG GTTGGCTATGTGAAGCAGCAGTCTGTACGAGGCATGAGCAGTCGTCAGTATTCCCCATCACCCACTGATCCACTGTGGCCCCAACAATGGTCCCTG ATGTCGGGAGGTGGTCTGCAAGTAGAGTCAGTGTGGAGAGATGGGATCACGGGGGACTCAGTTGTGGTGGCCATAGTGGatgatg GGCTAGAGAGGACTCATCCTGACCTCACTGATAACTAT gatccTGCCGCCAGCTATGATTATGTGGACTATGACCTTGACCCCAGTCCCAAAGGTGAAGACCACGGTACCTCTTGTGCTGGCATTATTGCTATGGCAAGGGACAATAGCCGCTGtggagtaggtgtggcttacAACTGCAGCATTGGAG gGGTGAGGATCAATGTGAGCTCTATTAGTGATGCTTTAGAAGCAAGTGCTCTAGGACACCACAACAGTTATGTGGATGTGTACAGTGCAAGTTGGGGTCCTCCTGATGTTGGCTTCTGGGTGAGTGGACCTGGTCCTCTCACAACCAACACACTCAAAGCCTCAGTCCATTAT GGGCGCTCTGGTAAAggctctgtgtatgtgtgggcaTCAGGAAATGGCGGAGCTTATTATGATTCCTGTGCTGCTGATGGATATGCTTCAAGTATCTATACAATAGCTGTTGGCTCTGTCAACAGAGATGGTACTCCAGCAAACTATGATGAGCAGTGTGCAGCTAAGATGGCTGTCACCTTCAGCCACAGCAAGGACAACCAACAAGTG GTTTCCTCCAGTGGGAATGGTGGTTGCACTGACAGCTTCACTGGTACAAGTGCTGCCACTCCATTAGCCGCTGGAGTCATCGCTCTCACACTCCAAGCAAA TCCTCAGCTAACATGGAGGGATATACAGCACCTCCTTGCTCTCACGGCCAACACAACCTCTCTGACTGATGGTGACTGGACTACCAATGGTAGAGGCATCAATGTATCACATAAGTTTGGCTTTGGAGCTGTTGATGCTGTTGCCATGGTAACCAGTGCTCGTACATGGACCAATGTCCCTGAGCAGCTCTCACAGATCATCTACAGCTCAACCAGAACAAG AACTGCTCGTTATAGTTCTCCCCTCTGCTTGACCTTTGAGGTGTTTCCTTCATCCATTGTATACCTGGAGCATGTTGTGCTGACCGTGAGCCTGAGTCTGCGTGATGTAGGCAGAGTGTACAGTGTGACTGACCTCCCTCTAATGAGCAACCACTCTTCACTCGTCTCCTGGCTGACACACTCTCATCCACGGAGAGGAGATATAAAGCTAGACCTCACCTCTCCCTCTGGTACTCTGTCTCACCTGCTACCATACAGACAATATGACTTTATCAACCAACACGGCTACACCAATTGGCCGTTCATGTCTGTGCAACATTGGGGGGAGAATCCCATTGGTCAATGGAATCTATCTGTGACGTTCAAATCCTCCTCTGGTTTCGTTTCTGTGAGGGGAGTGAGATTAAAGCTATATGGTATCCAAGAGACCTCCATaccacccccctccacacaacaCATATCATCACACCTGCCcacacaacatacatgtacatcatcacacccgcccacacaacacacatcatCACACCcgctcacacaacacacatcatCACACCcgctcacacaacacacatcatCACACCcgctcacacaacacacatcatCACACCcgctcacacaacacacatccACCACTCCAACTATACCCCCCCTCAAGTACATCCTCCCtggctctgtggggggtatgtgCATACTGATAGGTGTGCTATTATGTATCATCATCTACTGCAGCTGCAAAAGGTCCACACCATCTGCACACTGGGATACTACAACATTGCTGTAG
- the LOC135338134 gene encoding furin-1-like isoform X2, with the protein MKLFLCVLVPLLCPRLSHGSTLLEAVREAVQMMEVPSDYWAVQVHGGASKATQLAHKHRLQLLGTIGNLADYYHLKLLPIANTANSVSGGGSGLSVLLEQEQEVGYVKQQSVRGMSSRQYSPSPTDPLWPQQWSLMSGGGLQVESVWRDGITGDSVVVAIVDDGLERTHPDLTDNYDPAASYDYVDYDLDPSPKGEDHGTSCAGIIAMARDNSRCGVGVAYNCSIGGVRINVSSISDALEASALGHHNSYVDVYSASWGPPDVGFWVSGPGPLTTNTLKASVHYGRSGKGSVYVWASGNGGAYYDSCAADGYASSIYTIAVGSVNRDGTPANYDEQCAAKMAVTFSHSKDNQQVVSSSGNGGCTDSFTGTSAATPLAAGVIALTLQANPQLTWRDIQHLLALTANTTSLTDGDWTTNGRGINVSHKFGFGAVDAVAMVTSARTWTNVPEQLSQIIYSSTRTRCVWSSYSTVSEQELLVIVLPSA; encoded by the exons ATGAAGCTATTCTTGTGCGTGCTTGTCCCCCTTTTGTGTCCACGGCTAAGCCATGGCTCCACACTGCTGGAGGCTGTGAGAGAGGCGGTGCAGATGATGGAGGTCCCATCAGACTATTGGGCTGTGCAAGTACATGGTGGAGCCAGCAAAGCCACACAACTGGCCCACAAGCACAGACTGCAGCTTCTGGGCACT ATTGGCAACCTTGCAGACTACTACCACTTGAAGCTACTGCCTATAGCTAACACAGCTAACAGCGTGTCTGGAGGAGGAAGTGGTCTTTCTGTACTACTAGAGCAAGAACAGGAG GTTGGCTATGTGAAGCAGCAGTCTGTACGAGGCATGAGCAGTCGTCAGTATTCCCCATCACCCACTGATCCACTGTGGCCCCAACAATGGTCCCTG ATGTCGGGAGGTGGTCTGCAAGTAGAGTCAGTGTGGAGAGATGGGATCACGGGGGACTCAGTTGTGGTGGCCATAGTGGatgatg GGCTAGAGAGGACTCATCCTGACCTCACTGATAACTAT gatccTGCCGCCAGCTATGATTATGTGGACTATGACCTTGACCCCAGTCCCAAAGGTGAAGACCACGGTACCTCTTGTGCTGGCATTATTGCTATGGCAAGGGACAATAGCCGCTGtggagtaggtgtggcttacAACTGCAGCATTGGAG gGGTGAGGATCAATGTGAGCTCTATTAGTGATGCTTTAGAAGCAAGTGCTCTAGGACACCACAACAGTTATGTGGATGTGTACAGTGCAAGTTGGGGTCCTCCTGATGTTGGCTTCTGGGTGAGTGGACCTGGTCCTCTCACAACCAACACACTCAAAGCCTCAGTCCATTAT GGGCGCTCTGGTAAAggctctgtgtatgtgtgggcaTCAGGAAATGGCGGAGCTTATTATGATTCCTGTGCTGCTGATGGATATGCTTCAAGTATCTATACAATAGCTGTTGGCTCTGTCAACAGAGATGGTACTCCAGCAAACTATGATGAGCAGTGTGCAGCTAAGATGGCTGTCACCTTCAGCCACAGCAAGGACAACCAACAAGTG GTTTCCTCCAGTGGGAATGGTGGTTGCACTGACAGCTTCACTGGTACAAGTGCTGCCACTCCATTAGCCGCTGGAGTCATCGCTCTCACACTCCAAGCAAA TCCTCAGCTAACATGGAGGGATATACAGCACCTCCTTGCTCTCACGGCCAACACAACCTCTCTGACTGATGGTGACTGGACTACCAATGGTAGAGGCATCAATGTATCACATAAGTTTGGCTTTGGAGCTGTTGATGCTGTTGCCATGGTAACCAGTGCTCGTACATGGACCAATGTCCCTGAGCAGCTCTCACAGATCATCTACAGCTCAACCAGAACAAGGTGTGTATGGTCTTCATACAGTACTGTGTCAGAACAAG AACTGCTCGTTATAGTTCTCCCCTCTGCTTGA